In a genomic window of Halostella litorea:
- a CDS encoding aminotransferase class V-fold PLP-dependent enzyme — METSESAPLDVASIREEYPILQREFDGEQVAYLDNAATTQTPDRVVDAIADYYRTTNANVHRGIHHLSQEASLAYEEAHDRVAEFVGANGGREELVFTKNTTEAENLVAFAWGLNELGPGDEIVTTEMEHHASLVTWQQIGKRTGADVKYVRVDDDGRLDMDHARELITDDTELVSVVHVSNTLGTVNPVADIADIAHDHDAYAFVDGAQAVPNRPVDVEAIDADFYAFSGHKMAGPTGIGCLYGKKELLAEMEPHYYGGGMIRKVTFEDSTWADVPWKFEAGTPVIAQGVALAEAVDYLEDIGMERIERHEAALAEYAYDRLAEYDDVDLYGPEPGAERGGLVSFNLEGVHAHDLASICNDFAVAVRAGDHCTQPLHDEMGIPASVRASFYVYNTREEVDRLVEAIDAARELFA; from the coding sequence ATGGAAACCAGCGAGTCCGCGCCGCTCGACGTCGCGTCGATACGGGAGGAGTACCCGATCCTCCAGCGGGAGTTCGACGGGGAGCAGGTGGCCTACCTGGACAACGCCGCGACGACCCAGACCCCCGACCGGGTCGTCGACGCCATCGCCGACTACTACCGGACGACGAACGCCAACGTCCACCGCGGCATCCACCACCTGAGCCAGGAGGCCTCGCTCGCCTACGAGGAGGCCCACGACCGCGTCGCCGAGTTCGTCGGGGCAAACGGCGGCCGCGAGGAGCTGGTGTTCACGAAAAACACCACCGAGGCCGAGAACCTCGTTGCCTTCGCCTGGGGCCTGAACGAACTCGGCCCGGGCGACGAGATCGTCACCACCGAGATGGAGCACCACGCGTCGCTGGTGACGTGGCAGCAGATCGGCAAGCGCACCGGCGCGGACGTGAAGTACGTCCGGGTCGACGACGACGGCCGCCTCGACATGGACCACGCGAGGGAGCTGATCACCGACGACACCGAACTCGTCAGCGTCGTCCACGTCTCGAACACGCTCGGCACCGTCAACCCGGTCGCCGACATCGCCGACATCGCCCACGACCACGACGCCTACGCCTTCGTCGACGGCGCGCAGGCCGTGCCGAACCGCCCGGTCGACGTGGAGGCGATCGACGCCGACTTCTACGCCTTCTCCGGCCACAAGATGGCCGGGCCGACCGGGATCGGCTGCCTGTACGGCAAGAAGGAACTGCTCGCGGAGATGGAGCCCCACTACTACGGCGGCGGGATGATCCGGAAGGTCACCTTCGAGGACTCGACGTGGGCGGACGTGCCCTGGAAGTTCGAGGCCGGGACGCCGGTCATCGCGCAGGGCGTCGCACTCGCGGAGGCCGTCGACTACCTCGAAGACATCGGGATGGAGCGGATCGAGCGCCACGAGGCGGCGCTGGCCGAGTACGCGTACGACCGCCTCGCGGAGTACGACGACGTCGACCTGTACGGCCCGGAGCCGGGGGCGGAGCGGGGCGGCCTCGTCTCCTTTAACCTGGAGGGGGTCCACGCCCACGACCTCGCGAGCATCTGCAACGACTTCGCCGTCGCCGTCCGTGCGGGCGACCACTGCACCCAGCCGCTCCACGACGAGATGGGCATCCCGGCGTCCGTCCGGGCCTCCTTCTACGTGTACAACACCCGCGAGGAGGTCGACCGGCTGGTCGAGGCCATCGACGCCGCGCGCGAACTGTTCGCGTAA
- a CDS encoding glutathione S-transferase N-terminal domain-containing protein produces the protein MSDPTITFYRLQACPFCERVTRTLDELGLDYRSRFIEPMHSDRDVVKRISGKRTVPAIVDESTGVTMSESANIVEYLERTYGDGGGA, from the coding sequence ATGAGCGACCCGACGATCACGTTCTACCGGCTGCAGGCGTGCCCGTTCTGCGAGCGCGTCACGCGCACGCTGGACGAACTCGGCCTCGACTACCGGTCGCGGTTCATCGAGCCGATGCACTCTGACCGCGACGTCGTCAAGCGGATCAGCGGGAAACGAACCGTTCCGGCCATCGTCGACGAGTCCACCGGCGTCACGATGAGCGAGAGCGCCAACATCGTGGAGTACCTCGAACGGACGTACGGCGACGGGGGTGGGGCCTGA
- a CDS encoding ABC transporter ATP-binding protein, producing the protein MTAIETDGLTKRFGDLVAVDDVSLTVEEGEVFGFLGPNGAGKSTTINMLLDFVRPTEGTATVLGHDAQSESQRVHERVGVLPEGFDLYGRLTGRKHVRFTMRAKGVDGDPDAILDRVGLAEAADRPAGGYSKGMRQRLAFGMALVDDPDLLIMDEPSSGLDPTGINEMQELVRAEAERGTTVFFSSHILEHVEEVCDRVGVMSDGELVAVGTLAELNDRFGGDARLDLTLDPIPERAVERLPDLDGVSGVDRDGSVVSVRCTDPAAKAAAINRIEDAGATVRDIDVEDHDIDELFARLTGDDPAALADAESDDAPDADAPEVMA; encoded by the coding sequence ATGACTGCGATCGAAACCGACGGCCTGACGAAACGGTTCGGCGACCTCGTCGCCGTCGACGACGTGAGCCTCACCGTCGAGGAGGGCGAGGTGTTCGGCTTCCTCGGCCCGAACGGCGCGGGGAAGTCGACGACGATCAACATGCTACTGGACTTCGTCCGGCCCACCGAGGGCACGGCGACGGTGCTCGGCCACGACGCGCAGTCCGAGTCCCAGCGCGTCCACGAGCGCGTCGGCGTCCTCCCGGAGGGGTTCGACCTGTACGGCCGCCTGACCGGGCGCAAGCACGTCCGGTTCACCATGCGGGCGAAGGGCGTCGACGGCGACCCCGACGCGATCCTCGACCGGGTCGGCCTCGCCGAGGCGGCCGACAGGCCGGCCGGCGGCTACTCGAAGGGGATGCGCCAGCGCCTCGCGTTCGGCATGGCGCTGGTCGACGACCCCGACCTCCTGATCATGGACGAGCCGTCCTCGGGGCTGGACCCGACCGGGATCAACGAGATGCAGGAACTGGTCCGGGCGGAGGCCGAGCGCGGGACGACCGTGTTCTTCTCCAGCCACATCCTCGAACACGTCGAGGAGGTCTGTGACCGCGTCGGCGTCATGAGCGACGGCGAACTCGTCGCCGTCGGGACGCTGGCGGAGCTCAACGACCGGTTCGGCGGCGACGCCCGGCTGGACCTGACGCTCGATCCGATCCCCGAGCGGGCGGTCGAGCGGCTCCCCGACCTCGACGGCGTCAGCGGCGTCGACCGCGACGGGAGCGTCGTCTCCGTGCGCTGTACCGACCCGGCCGCGAAGGCGGCCGCGATAAACCGCATCGAGGACGCCGGCGCGACGGTGCGCGACATCGACGTCGAGGACCACGACATCGACGAACTGTTCGCGCGGCTCACCGGCGACGACCCGGCCGCGCTCGCCGACGCGGAGTCGGACGACGCTCCCGACGCCGACGCCCCGGAGGTGATGGCATGA
- the sufU gene encoding Fe-S cluster assembly sulfur transfer protein SufU → MGMGSDMYRQQILDHYKNPRNYGEIEDATYTHVGENPMCGDEIRMDVKLADDDETIEAVAFRGDGCAISQASASMLSGELRGKTLEELDGMDRDDVIDMLGVDISPMRVKCAVLAEKVAQDGAEIYLGEKDIDRTTTEEDDD, encoded by the coding sequence ATGGGAATGGGCTCGGACATGTACCGGCAGCAGATCCTCGACCACTACAAGAACCCCCGCAACTACGGGGAGATCGAGGACGCCACGTACACCCACGTCGGCGAGAACCCGATGTGCGGCGACGAGATCCGGATGGACGTGAAACTGGCGGACGACGACGAGACGATCGAGGCGGTCGCGTTCCGGGGCGACGGCTGTGCCATCAGCCAGGCGTCCGCGAGCATGCTGTCGGGCGAACTCCGCGGAAAGACGCTGGAGGAACTCGACGGGATGGATCGGGACGACGTGATCGACATGCTCGGCGTCGACATCAGCCCGATGCGGGTGAAATGCGCCGTCCTCGCCGAGAAGGTCGCACAGGACGGCGCGGAGATCTACCTCGGCGAGAAGGACATCGACAGGACGACCACCGAGGAAGACGACGACTGA
- a CDS encoding aldo/keto reductase: protein MELDYVPLGSTGTRVSELAFGTWRFGRETPSGAIEIGEERAYELLNAYAARGGRFIDTADVYGDGKSERWIGNWMADRDREDFVIASKVYWPTREGDPNGGGLGRKHLRRQIDRILERLDTDYVDLLYTHRFDDDTLVEEFMRTLNGFVEDGKVNYLGTSTLEPNAWKVAKANEIARRKGYEPFKVAQPRYNLIDRETEGSYLDMCRDYGIGVVPWSPLAQGFLTGKYERDADLPEDSTASDGDRWRDHYLTAEHFDALDVVRTVADEVGATPAQVSIAYLTHHDAVTAPIVGARTREQLEENLGAAAVSLSDDQFRRLAAAKEGPFADV from the coding sequence ATGGAACTCGACTACGTACCCCTCGGGTCGACCGGCACGCGGGTCAGCGAACTCGCCTTCGGCACCTGGCGGTTCGGCCGCGAGACGCCGAGCGGGGCGATCGAGATCGGCGAGGAGCGGGCGTACGAACTGCTGAACGCCTACGCGGCCCGCGGCGGCCGGTTCATCGACACCGCGGACGTGTACGGCGACGGGAAGAGCGAGCGCTGGATCGGCAACTGGATGGCCGACCGCGACCGCGAGGACTTCGTCATCGCCTCGAAGGTGTACTGGCCGACCCGCGAGGGCGACCCCAACGGCGGCGGCCTCGGCCGCAAGCACCTCCGGCGGCAGATAGACCGCATCCTGGAGCGACTCGACACCGACTACGTCGACCTGCTGTACACCCACCGGTTCGACGACGACACGCTGGTCGAGGAGTTCATGCGCACGCTGAACGGGTTCGTCGAGGACGGGAAGGTGAACTACCTCGGCACCTCGACGCTCGAACCGAACGCCTGGAAGGTGGCGAAGGCAAACGAGATCGCCCGCCGGAAGGGGTACGAGCCGTTCAAGGTCGCCCAGCCGCGCTACAACCTGATCGACCGGGAGACGGAGGGGTCGTACCTCGACATGTGCCGGGACTACGGGATCGGCGTCGTCCCGTGGAGCCCGCTCGCGCAGGGCTTTCTCACCGGCAAGTACGAGCGCGACGCGGACCTGCCCGAGGACTCGACGGCCTCCGACGGCGACCGCTGGCGCGACCACTACCTGACCGCCGAGCACTTCGACGCGCTGGACGTCGTCCGGACGGTCGCCGACGAGGTCGGCGCGACCCCGGCGCAGGTGTCTATCGCCTACCTCACGCACCACGACGCGGTCACCGCGCCCATCGTCGGCGCGCGCACCCGCGAGCAACTGGAGGAGAACCTCGGCGCGGCCGCCGTCTCGCTGTCGGACGACCAGTTCCGCCGCCTCGCTGCGGCGAAAGAGGGCCCGTTCGCGGACGTGTAG
- a CDS encoding hemolysin family protein, translating into MGISGLATVRLLQTFDSLGVPVDQTTVVTVGIVVMVVLMGLSAFFSSSEIAMFSLAAHRIDALVEEGKPGSGTLKELKDDPHRLLVTILVGNNIVNIAMSSIATGLLGYYVSRGQAVLAATFGVTALVLLFGESAPKSYAVENTESWALRIAKPLKFSEYLLLPLIVTFDYLTRIVNKVTGGRSAIETSYVTRDEIQNMIETGEREGVIEEDEREMLQRIFRFNNTIAKEVMTPRLDVTGIPKDASVEEAIQTCVRSGHARLPVYESSLDNIIGVAHIRDLVRDLNYGAADADDLELDDFIKPTLHVPESKNVDELLTEMRENRMHMVIVIDEFGTTEGLVTMEDMIEEIVGEILEGGEEEPIDYLDDETVRVRGEVNIDEINEALEIDLPEGEEFETIAGFIFNRAGRLVEEGESIEYDGVEITVERVENTRILNARIRELESADEDLDTEPDELSPEES; encoded by the coding sequence ATGGGTATATCTGGGCTCGCAACGGTGCGACTGCTGCAGACGTTCGACTCGCTCGGCGTCCCGGTCGACCAGACGACCGTGGTGACAGTCGGGATCGTCGTGATGGTCGTGCTCATGGGGCTGTCCGCGTTTTTCTCCTCCTCGGAAATCGCCATGTTCTCGCTGGCGGCCCACCGGATCGACGCGCTCGTCGAGGAGGGGAAACCGGGGTCGGGGACGCTCAAGGAGCTCAAGGACGACCCCCACAGGCTGCTGGTGACGATCCTCGTGGGGAACAACATCGTCAACATCGCGATGTCCTCGATAGCCACGGGGCTGCTGGGCTACTACGTCTCGCGCGGGCAGGCCGTGCTCGCGGCCACGTTCGGGGTCACCGCCCTGGTGTTGCTGTTCGGCGAGAGCGCGCCCAAGTCCTACGCCGTCGAGAACACGGAGTCGTGGGCGCTCCGGATCGCGAAGCCGCTGAAGTTCTCGGAGTACCTCCTCCTGCCGCTCATCGTCACGTTCGACTACCTCACCCGGATCGTCAACAAGGTGACCGGCGGCCGCTCGGCGATCGAGACGTCCTACGTCACCCGCGACGAGATCCAGAACATGATAGAGACCGGCGAGCGCGAGGGCGTCATCGAGGAGGACGAACGCGAGATGCTCCAGCGCATCTTCCGGTTCAACAACACCATCGCCAAGGAGGTGATGACGCCGCGGCTCGACGTGACCGGGATCCCGAAGGACGCCAGCGTCGAGGAGGCGATCCAGACCTGCGTCCGGAGCGGCCACGCCCGCCTGCCGGTGTACGAGAGCAGCCTCGACAACATCATCGGCGTCGCCCACATCCGCGACCTGGTCCGGGACCTGAACTACGGCGCGGCCGACGCCGACGACCTCGAACTCGACGACTTCATCAAGCCGACCCTCCACGTCCCCGAGTCGAAAAACGTCGACGAACTGCTCACCGAGATGCGGGAGAACCGCATGCACATGGTGATCGTCATCGACGAGTTCGGCACCACGGAGGGGCTGGTGACGATGGAGGACATGATAGAGGAGATCGTCGGCGAGATCCTCGAGGGCGGCGAGGAGGAGCCGATCGACTACCTCGACGACGAGACCGTCCGCGTCCGCGGCGAGGTCAACATCGACGAGATAAACGAGGCCCTGGAGATCGACCTCCCGGAGGGCGAGGAGTTCGAGACGATCGCCGGCTTCATCTTCAACCGCGCCGGCCGCCTCGTCGAGGAGGGCGAGTCCATCGAGTACGACGGCGTCGAGATCACCGTCGAGCGCGTCGAGAACACCCGGATACTCAACGCCCGCATCCGGGAACTCGAGTCGGCGGACGAGGACCTCGACACCGAACCCGACGAGCTCTCGCCCGAGGAGTCGTAG
- the solA gene encoding N-methyl-L-tryptophan oxidase: MSSRHEVIVVGVGGMGSATVAALAARGVDVLGLERYDVPHEMGSSHGVTRIIRKAQYEDPAYVPLVSSAYDRWRELEERTGRDLLHVTGGLDAGPPGSRVFEGSRESCERHGIDHEVLAADAVNERFPGYGLPEGHRAVYQPDGGFLVPEQCIVAHVEAAHADGATVRAREAVDDFVVLGDDGVRVTTRKGTYEADHLVVTAGAWTRKLLPELGDLAVPERQVLAWLRPTAPGRFDPSRFPVFVHATDDGHYYGFPRYDVPGFKFGKFNHREEVVDPDRMAREPTPADEELLRAYAERYFPDGAGPTMRMATCLFTNTPDGDFVLDRHPDHPQVTVGAGFSGHGFKFASVVGEILADLAVDGTTDHDIEPFRLARFEGFDRR, translated from the coding sequence ATGTCGAGTCGCCACGAGGTGATCGTCGTCGGCGTCGGCGGCATGGGAAGCGCGACCGTTGCCGCCCTGGCGGCCCGCGGGGTCGACGTCCTCGGTCTGGAGCGGTACGACGTCCCCCACGAGATGGGGTCGTCACACGGGGTCACCCGCATCATTCGGAAGGCACAGTACGAGGACCCGGCGTACGTCCCCCTCGTCAGCAGCGCGTACGACCGCTGGCGGGAACTGGAGGAACGCACCGGCCGCGACCTGCTGCACGTCACGGGCGGCCTGGACGCCGGCCCGCCCGGAAGCCGGGTGTTCGAGGGGTCCAGAGAGTCCTGTGAGCGCCACGGCATCGACCACGAGGTGCTGGCCGCCGACGCGGTCAACGAGCGGTTCCCGGGGTACGGCCTCCCCGAGGGCCACCGGGCGGTGTATCAGCCCGACGGCGGCTTTCTCGTCCCCGAGCAGTGCATCGTCGCCCACGTCGAGGCCGCACACGCTGACGGCGCGACCGTCCGGGCGCGGGAGGCGGTCGACGACTTCGTGGTGCTCGGGGACGACGGCGTCCGGGTGACGACGCGGAAGGGAACGTACGAGGCGGACCACCTGGTCGTCACGGCGGGGGCGTGGACGCGGAAACTCCTCCCGGAACTCGGGGACCTCGCGGTGCCCGAGCGGCAGGTGCTCGCGTGGCTCCGGCCGACCGCGCCCGGGCGGTTCGACCCGTCCCGGTTCCCGGTGTTCGTCCACGCGACCGACGACGGCCACTACTACGGGTTCCCCCGGTACGACGTGCCCGGGTTCAAGTTCGGCAAGTTCAACCACCGCGAGGAGGTCGTCGACCCCGACCGGATGGCCCGCGAGCCCACGCCCGCCGACGAGGAACTGCTCCGGGCGTACGCCGAGCGATACTTCCCGGACGGCGCGGGGCCGACGATGCGGATGGCCACCTGCCTATTCACCAACACGCCCGACGGCGACTTCGTCCTCGACCGGCATCCGGACCACCCGCAGGTCACCGTCGGCGCGGGCTTCTCGGGGCACGGGTTCAAGTTCGCCAGCGTCGTCGGGGAGATACTCGCCGACCTCGCGGTCGACGGGACGACGGACCACGACATCGAGCCGTTCCGGCTGGCCCGGTTCGAAGGGTTCGACCGTCGCTGA
- a CDS encoding L-threonylcarbamoyladenylate synthase, producing MTDVSSAAEAIGDGDLVVYPTETVYGLGADALDPDAVERAFAAKGRDRSKPLSLGVPDVDAALSYVRPSERAERFMREFLPGPVTVVCERTDDVPDALTAGRDRVGVRVPDHDLARELLAAAGPLTATSANVSGRGSVTRVADLDDDLLDAVAVVLDGGETPGTESTVVDVDRDEVIRRGADADRIEAWLER from the coding sequence ATGACCGACGTGTCGAGTGCCGCCGAGGCGATCGGGGACGGCGACCTCGTCGTCTACCCGACCGAGACGGTGTACGGGCTGGGCGCGGACGCGCTCGACCCCGACGCCGTCGAGCGCGCGTTCGCGGCGAAAGGACGGGACCGCTCGAAGCCGCTGTCGCTCGGCGTCCCCGACGTGGACGCCGCGCTGTCGTACGTCCGGCCGAGCGAGCGCGCGGAGCGGTTCATGCGCGAGTTCCTGCCCGGGCCGGTGACGGTGGTGTGCGAGCGGACCGACGACGTGCCGGACGCGCTCACCGCCGGCCGCGACCGGGTCGGGGTCCGCGTCCCCGACCACGACCTGGCGCGCGAACTCCTCGCCGCAGCCGGACCGCTGACGGCGACGAGCGCGAACGTGAGCGGACGGGGGAGCGTCACGCGCGTCGCGGACTTAGACGACGACCTGCTCGATGCGGTCGCCGTCGTGCTCGACGGCGGCGAGACGCCGGGCACGGAGAGCACCGTCGTCGACGTCGACCGGGACGAGGTGATCCGCCGCGGCGCGGACGCCGACCGGATCGAGGCGTGGCTGGAGCGGTAG
- a CDS encoding redoxin domain-containing protein, with the protein MMDFDVVDLPETDHVDEGDVAPDFVRPLVNDEYWEDAALSDVTDDGPTLLVFHPMDGAFPATYVWNEVRDRGWTDDLTVVGLSISSPYEHKAFIEDRGIDARLFSDPKATVAVEYGIAHDLDGMTGVTEPRPAVYLLDADRTVEYAWVAAEWPDFPPYDEVEDAIEGI; encoded by the coding sequence CTGATGGACTTCGATGTCGTCGACCTGCCTGAGACGGACCACGTCGACGAGGGCGACGTCGCTCCCGACTTCGTCCGGCCGCTCGTCAACGACGAGTACTGGGAGGACGCGGCGCTGTCGGACGTCACCGACGACGGCCCCACCCTGCTCGTGTTCCACCCCATGGACGGCGCGTTCCCGGCGACCTACGTGTGGAACGAGGTCCGCGACCGCGGGTGGACCGACGACCTGACCGTCGTCGGCCTCTCCATCTCGTCGCCGTACGAGCATAAGGCGTTCATCGAGGACCGCGGGATCGACGCCCGCCTGTTCAGCGACCCCAAGGCGACCGTCGCCGTCGAGTACGGCATCGCCCACGACCTCGACGGCATGACCGGGGTCACCGAGCCCCGCCCGGCGGTGTACCTGCTGGACGCGGACCGCACCGTCGAGTACGCCTGGGTCGCCGCTGAGTGGCCCGACTTCCCGCCGTACGACGAGGTCGAGGACGCCATCGAGGGGATCTGA
- a CDS encoding CRISPR-associated protein Cas4 — MIPFSDLRTATYCPRKLYYARRSDRDPPAVVAERRDLAHRYPELVDAPDAAFAGLPTEAPPARYRRNLRRARDRTDDWAALADPPRRDVLLSGRECRGVAHKVIEGPPCPSVVSPGAPPDEGVWEPHAVHAVAAAKALAWERERPVERAYVEYPAYGVVREVRLTTRRKAAYRTAVRTVESLDGPPPRLENHDKCNPCEYSDDCGVRTRTLRSLLS, encoded by the coding sequence GTGATCCCCTTCAGCGACCTGCGGACGGCGACCTACTGCCCGCGGAAACTGTACTACGCGCGCCGGAGCGACCGCGACCCGCCGGCGGTCGTCGCCGAGCGCCGGGATCTGGCCCACCGCTACCCGGAACTGGTCGACGCGCCCGACGCCGCGTTCGCGGGCCTGCCCACCGAAGCCCCGCCGGCGCGCTACCGGCGCAACCTCCGGCGCGCCCGCGACCGGACCGACGACTGGGCCGCGCTCGCGGACCCGCCGCGGCGGGACGTGTTGCTCTCCGGCCGGGAGTGTCGCGGCGTCGCGCACAAGGTGATCGAGGGGCCGCCCTGCCCGTCGGTCGTCTCGCCCGGAGCGCCGCCCGACGAGGGGGTCTGGGAGCCCCACGCGGTCCACGCCGTCGCCGCGGCCAAGGCGCTCGCCTGGGAGCGCGAGCGGCCGGTCGAGCGGGCGTACGTGGAGTACCCCGCCTACGGCGTCGTCCGCGAGGTGCGCCTGACGACACGGCGGAAGGCGGCGTACCGCACGGCGGTCCGGACCGTCGAGTCGCTCGACGGCCCGCCGCCGCGCCTGGAGAACCACGACAAGTGCAACCCCTGCGAGTACAGCGACGACTGCGGCGTCAGGACGCGAACGCTCCGCTCGCTGCTGTCGTAG
- a CDS encoding LVIVD repeat-containing protein, translating to MARLPSTVSRRTVLSGLAAAPVVGSIAASDRTAAVGADRAAAPRIEPAATVGLDGVAEAVVGADGETVYCSLADGFGVVDASDPAAPEVLYEERGMEHDGDGPMADVMDVKVSGDRLAVAGPNGGFGNDFSGVFLYDVSDPANPERVAFQPTDHGIHNCSLDGDRLYLTGTGLPNSPVVIYDVSDDNPEKLTEWSAADADDVWADVSSNYAQCHDLYGRGDTLYIAYWDAGTWVVDVSDPANPQFRFRVGGHDPEYLASLGRNPTPEFFELPGNSHYVQPDGDGSALFVGKEAWNRGDSDTVGGPGGIELWDGTEDPSLRTVLAPPQPSPEVDGSGWTSHNFGVDGDRLYTSWYDGGVRVFDVSDLGAPKVLGEWRDPSSTSFWSAKPLAEGFVAGSYQNPSNSREERADGVGATLYLFPEPDGEGATEARTMERREFPEPDQGTTTDPGTTTTAGTTTTTDPPTTTTGGTTTATDGTTAGGGTTPDDGSGDGGGDGDSDSGGQPGFGLLTALLGGGLGLRRYAKRREE from the coding sequence ATGGCACGGCTGCCCTCCACCGTTAGCCGTCGTACCGTCCTGTCAGGTCTCGCCGCCGCCCCGGTCGTCGGGTCGATCGCCGCGAGCGACCGCACCGCGGCCGTCGGCGCCGACCGGGCCGCCGCCCCGCGGATCGAACCCGCGGCGACGGTCGGCCTCGACGGCGTCGCCGAGGCCGTCGTCGGCGCGGACGGCGAAACCGTCTACTGCTCGCTGGCCGACGGGTTCGGGGTCGTGGACGCGAGCGACCCGGCCGCGCCCGAGGTGCTGTACGAGGAGCGCGGGATGGAACACGACGGCGACGGGCCGATGGCCGACGTGATGGACGTGAAGGTATCGGGCGACCGCCTCGCGGTCGCCGGGCCGAACGGTGGGTTCGGGAACGACTTCTCGGGCGTGTTCCTGTACGACGTGTCGGACCCGGCGAACCCGGAGCGGGTCGCCTTCCAGCCGACCGACCACGGGATCCACAACTGCTCGCTCGACGGCGACCGGCTCTACCTCACGGGAACCGGCCTGCCGAACTCGCCGGTCGTGATCTACGACGTGAGCGACGATAACCCGGAGAAGCTCACGGAGTGGTCCGCGGCCGACGCCGACGACGTCTGGGCCGACGTGTCCTCGAACTACGCGCAGTGTCACGACCTGTACGGCCGCGGCGACACGCTGTACATCGCCTACTGGGACGCGGGCACGTGGGTCGTCGACGTGTCGGACCCGGCGAACCCCCAGTTCCGGTTCCGCGTCGGCGGCCACGACCCCGAGTACCTCGCGTCGCTCGGGCGCAACCCCACGCCGGAGTTCTTCGAACTCCCGGGCAACAGCCACTACGTCCAGCCAGACGGCGACGGCTCCGCGCTGTTCGTCGGCAAGGAGGCCTGGAACCGCGGGGACAGCGACACCGTCGGCGGCCCCGGCGGCATCGAACTGTGGGACGGCACGGAGGACCCGTCGCTCAGAACCGTCCTCGCGCCGCCCCAGCCCTCCCCCGAGGTCGACGGGAGCGGCTGGACCTCCCACAACTTCGGCGTCGACGGCGACCGGCTGTACACGTCGTGGTACGACGGCGGCGTCCGCGTGTTCGACGTGAGCGACCTCGGCGCGCCGAAGGTGCTCGGCGAGTGGCGCGACCCGTCGAGCACCTCCTTCTGGAGCGCGAAGCCGCTGGCCGAGGGCTTCGTCGCCGGGAGCTACCAGAACCCGAGCAACTCCCGCGAGGAGCGCGCGGACGGCGTCGGCGCGACGCTGTACCTGTTCCCGGAGCCGGACGGCGAGGGCGCGACCGAGGCGCGGACGATGGAGCGCCGCGAGTTCCCGGAACCGGACCAGGGGACGACGACGGACCCCGGGACGACCACGACGGCCGGGACGACGACTACGACCGACCCGCCGACCACGACGACCGGGGGCACGACCACCGCCACCGACGGGACGACCGCCGGCGGCGGCACGACGCCCGACGACGGCTCCGGCGACGGCGGCGGTGACGGCGACAGCGACAGCGGCGGCCAGCCGGGCTTCGGGCTCCTGACGGCGCTGCTCGGCGGCGGCCTCGGGCTGCGGCGGTACGCGAAGCGGCGAGAGGAGTAG